From a region of the Nonomuraea helvata genome:
- a CDS encoding PH domain-containing protein, which produces MTSTGPLRDPANRVSPKAVRLWLLESLVAFVLFLGGSLLVARWVGGSGWSWVPGWFADHSWMLPAAVVVLMGPFLVAEPFIRYAVHRWELSGDVVYARSGFLTREWVFVPVSRIQTVDKAQGWIERMLGLATLEIRTASHAGSSTIKGLDYQVAAGLAEQLAHRAEALRDDAT; this is translated from the coding sequence GTGACGTCAACTGGCCCGCTGCGCGATCCGGCGAATCGCGTCTCCCCCAAGGCCGTCCGCCTCTGGCTGCTCGAGTCACTGGTCGCGTTCGTGCTCTTCCTCGGCGGCTCGCTCCTGGTGGCGCGGTGGGTCGGCGGGAGCGGATGGTCGTGGGTGCCAGGCTGGTTCGCGGACCACTCCTGGATGCTGCCTGCCGCGGTCGTGGTCCTGATGGGGCCGTTCCTGGTGGCCGAGCCCTTCATACGGTACGCCGTGCATCGCTGGGAGCTCTCTGGGGACGTCGTCTACGCCAGGTCGGGGTTCCTGACCAGGGAGTGGGTGTTCGTGCCTGTGAGCCGCATCCAGACGGTGGACAAGGCGCAGGGCTGGATCGAACGGATGCTCGGCCTGGCCACCCTGGAGATCCGCACGGCGTCCCACGCGGGATCCTCGACGATCAAGGGCCTCGACTACCAGGTCGCGGCCGGGCTGGCCGAGCAGCTCGCGCACCGCGCCGAGGCCCTCAGGGACGACGCCACATGA
- a CDS encoding NAD-dependent epimerase/dehydratase family protein: MKILVIGGSRFLGRAVAVEALARGHEVTTFNRGLSHADLPGVEVVRGDREVRADLDRLAAGRSWDAVVDTCGYVPRVVGESVRALSGHAGTYAFVSSVSAIDGFPGEPATEDKPGWACAPDAGPDDGDYGVLKAGCERAVEQGFDGSALIVRPGLILGPYEEVGRLPWWLSRIARGGRVLAPGDPATPMQLVDVRDVAIFTLDQAEQGASGTHVVTGPAGNTTYGEWLGLCKEVTGSDAEFVWLESEFLVEQGAGLWVELPLWGGPPSAETDNFWSVPTAKAQAAGLRTRPVAETVRDTWAWLREIPEEQRVYGVKSTHGMAPEKEAAILAAWAARSE, translated from the coding sequence ATGAAGATTCTGGTCATTGGTGGTTCGAGGTTCCTGGGACGTGCCGTCGCCGTCGAGGCGCTGGCCCGGGGGCATGAGGTGACGACGTTCAACAGGGGGCTGAGCCACGCCGACCTGCCCGGCGTCGAGGTCGTGCGCGGCGACCGTGAGGTGCGCGCCGACCTCGACCGGCTGGCCGCCGGCCGGTCGTGGGACGCCGTGGTCGACACGTGCGGCTACGTGCCGCGGGTCGTGGGCGAGTCGGTGCGGGCGCTGTCCGGGCATGCCGGCACGTACGCCTTCGTCTCCAGCGTCTCGGCGATCGACGGCTTTCCCGGCGAGCCGGCCACCGAGGACAAGCCAGGGTGGGCGTGCGCGCCGGACGCCGGGCCGGACGACGGCGACTACGGCGTGCTGAAGGCGGGGTGCGAGCGGGCGGTCGAGCAGGGGTTCGACGGCAGCGCGCTGATCGTCCGCCCCGGCCTGATCCTGGGGCCGTACGAGGAGGTGGGCAGGCTGCCGTGGTGGCTGAGCCGGATCGCGCGCGGCGGCCGGGTTCTCGCGCCCGGCGACCCGGCCACGCCGATGCAGCTCGTGGACGTGCGCGACGTGGCGATCTTCACCCTCGACCAGGCGGAGCAGGGCGCGTCCGGCACCCATGTGGTGACAGGGCCCGCGGGCAACACCACCTACGGCGAGTGGCTCGGTCTCTGCAAGGAGGTGACGGGCTCGGACGCGGAGTTCGTCTGGCTGGAGAGCGAGTTCCTGGTGGAGCAGGGGGCGGGGTTGTGGGTGGAGCTGCCGCTGTGGGGCGGGCCGCCGTCCGCGGAGACCGACAACTTCTGGAGCGTGCCGACGGCCAAGGCGCAGGCGGCGGGGCTGCGCACCCGTCCGGTGGCGGAGACCGTGCGCGACACGTGGGCCTGGCTCCGGGAGATCCCGGAGGAGCAGCGCGTTTACGGCGTCAAGAGCACGCACGGGATGGCGCCGGAGAAGGAGGCCGCCATCCTCGCGGCCTGGGCCGCCCGTTCTGAGTAA
- a CDS encoding YbhB/YbcL family Raf kinase inhibitor-like protein — protein MRRITVTVTVVTAALALAGCGSLIGKSQAQDISEINVSSPDLGEGKPLPADYSCRGDQGSPPLRWSSQPLTQAKSIAIVVDSHTPSESAVNWVLYNIPATTTELGPNAAAEPPAGSSQAKVTSGKVGYDPPCKDGGTYRFTVYTLNDKVVVPKDGGLPDILKDIANKTIARGRLTAVNIQ, from the coding sequence ATGCGACGCATCACCGTCACTGTGACGGTGGTGACCGCCGCGCTCGCTTTGGCGGGTTGCGGCAGCCTCATCGGTAAATCTCAGGCCCAGGACATCTCGGAGATCAACGTCTCGAGCCCGGACCTGGGCGAGGGCAAGCCGCTGCCCGCCGACTACTCCTGCCGAGGTGACCAGGGCAGTCCGCCGCTGCGCTGGTCGAGCCAGCCGCTGACCCAGGCGAAGTCGATCGCGATAGTGGTCGATTCTCATACACCGTCGGAGTCGGCCGTCAACTGGGTGCTCTACAACATCCCGGCGACCACGACCGAGCTGGGACCCAACGCCGCGGCCGAGCCCCCTGCGGGCTCCAGCCAGGCGAAGGTGACCAGCGGCAAGGTGGGCTACGACCCTCCCTGCAAGGACGGCGGCACCTACCGCTTCACCGTCTACACGCTGAACGACAAGGTGGTCGTCCCGAAGGATGGCGGGCTCCCCGACATCCTCAAGGACATCGCCAACAAGACCATCGCCCGGGGCAGACTCACGGCGGTCAACATTCAGTGA
- a CDS encoding PH domain-containing protein, which produces MTGPVPPQGDGASQAGPEPRGEAPPQSGPPVRAPLRLHPKVLLIDPVRMLPSLLLPLVGVLFVGGFSARSYIWAALGVAGTVAFAVIRWATFTYEIAGDRLETKRSLISRSVRTIPLERIRGVDVSTPPMHRLLGLAVLKIDTGASGDDEEAELDGVTLEEAERLKSVLLRRAARPEVHVPHPAGPQERVIASVPRRWLLYGPLSGAYLLTPFALAGGAIGLAFQWGDDLGLDQDAAWSAGEWLWGHPYLLLVAVLLLVVAMPFTGGLMYAIFNWDFRLKRRDGYLVAERGLINRRSVSLESARVRGYEIVDGLAERWAGVVRVWAIVTGLGDSETRGQLLPDVPRLVAYQVTGEAIGPYLAPLRAHPPVARNRRLFRAVFPWAVLAVASVLAAWATGSALWWVLLVPALLLAGAGVPLGLDRYASLGHGYDGVRLAVRSGSLRRSQAVVERRAVVGWRLRQTWFQRRAGVLTLIAGVGAGKGGYSAIDVSEAQGAAFPAEVTPEWLAPFLESPTPR; this is translated from the coding sequence ATGACCGGCCCCGTGCCGCCCCAGGGCGACGGCGCCTCCCAGGCAGGCCCCGAGCCGCGGGGCGAGGCCCCGCCTCAGAGCGGTCCTCCGGTGCGGGCGCCGCTGCGGTTGCACCCGAAGGTGCTGCTCATCGATCCCGTACGCATGCTGCCCTCGCTCCTGCTGCCCCTCGTCGGCGTGCTCTTCGTGGGCGGCTTCTCGGCCAGGTCGTACATCTGGGCGGCGCTCGGCGTGGCGGGCACCGTGGCGTTCGCCGTCATCAGGTGGGCCACCTTCACGTACGAGATCGCCGGCGACCGGCTGGAGACCAAGCGGTCGTTGATCAGCCGCTCCGTCCGCACCATCCCGCTGGAGCGGATCCGCGGCGTCGACGTGTCCACGCCGCCCATGCACCGCCTGCTCGGGCTGGCCGTACTCAAGATCGACACGGGCGCGAGCGGGGACGACGAGGAGGCCGAGCTCGACGGGGTGACGCTGGAGGAGGCCGAACGGCTCAAGTCGGTGCTCCTGCGGCGCGCGGCCCGGCCTGAGGTGCACGTGCCCCATCCGGCCGGCCCCCAGGAGCGGGTGATCGCCAGCGTGCCGCGCAGGTGGCTGCTGTACGGTCCGCTGTCGGGCGCGTACCTGCTCACCCCCTTCGCCCTCGCCGGCGGCGCCATCGGGCTGGCGTTCCAGTGGGGCGACGACCTGGGGCTCGACCAGGACGCCGCCTGGAGCGCCGGAGAGTGGCTGTGGGGCCATCCCTACCTGCTGCTGGTCGCGGTGCTGCTGCTCGTGGTGGCGATGCCGTTCACGGGCGGGCTGATGTACGCGATCTTCAACTGGGACTTCCGGCTCAAGCGCCGCGACGGCTACCTGGTGGCCGAGCGCGGTCTGATCAACCGGCGCAGCGTGTCGCTGGAGTCCGCCCGCGTACGCGGCTACGAGATCGTGGACGGTCTCGCCGAGCGGTGGGCCGGGGTCGTACGTGTCTGGGCCATCGTGACAGGCCTGGGCGACTCTGAGACGCGCGGCCAACTCCTGCCCGACGTGCCCCGGCTCGTGGCGTACCAGGTGACCGGAGAGGCCATCGGCCCCTACCTGGCCCCTCTCCGCGCCCACCCTCCCGTGGCGCGCAACCGCCGCCTGTTCCGCGCCGTCTTTCCCTGGGCCGTGCTCGCGGTGGCGAGCGTCCTCGCGGCCTGGGCCACGGGGTCGGCGCTGTGGTGGGTGCTGCTGGTGCCGGCGCTGCTGCTGGCCGGGGCCGGGGTCCCGCTGGGCCTCGACCGGTACGCGTCGCTGGGGCACGGCTACGACGGGGTGCGGCTGGCGGTGCGCTCGGGGTCGCTCCGGCGTTCCCAGGCCGTGGTCGAACGCCGGGCCGTGGTGGGGTGGCGGCTGCGGCAGACGTGGTTCCAGCGGCGGGCGGGGGTGCTCACGCTGATCGCCGGGGTCGGGGCGGGCAAGGGCGGCTACTCGGCGATCGACGTGTCGGAGGCTCAGGGGGCGGCGTTCCCCGCCGAGGTGACGCCGGAGTGGCTCGCCCCCTTCCTCGAGTCCCCGACCCCACGCTGA
- a CDS encoding bifunctional SulP family inorganic anion transporter/carbonic anhydrase, with amino-acid sequence MIPDTKSNWLGTLRHDVPASLVVFLVAVPLSLGIAMASGAPLAAGLIAAVVGGIVAGSLGGSAVQVSGPAAGLSLVVVDLVQTYGWRATCMITLLAGIVQLLLGVFKAARAALAVSPAVIHGMLAAVGIIIALSQLHVVLGGSSQRSAVANLIELPGQIADLHGHKVAVGVLTITVLALWTRMPKQVRTVPAPLVALLVAALTAWAFGWDVTRVDLSGSVVSWAFPVLPQGDWHMVVASVLLVALLAGCESLLCCVAVEGQHAGRRADLDQELTGQGVANMVSGALGGLPVAGVIVRSTTNVQAGARTRWSAILHGVWVLVFAIGFGWTIKLIPLEALAALLVFIGVQMVNLGHIRKVHGHGEVPVYVVTMLAVILLGLAEGVLAGLALAALLALRRLTWVTVAKRQDHDGRVHVTISGSLTFLGVPRLTRELRTIASGAAVDLDLNIDFMDNAAFEAIHSWRLDHERMGGTVDIDELHDEWYSLAASGARMFPVKSPPKAPDRWWLPWAHRRRPPAAPDTAGAECRLTAGAREFHRRTAPLVRPIFTELARKQQPSHLFITCADSRIVPSLITASGPGDLFTVRNIGNLVPRRGSEPHDDSVVAAIEYATQVLGVHTITVCGHSGCGAMAGVLSAGVQAGSLPGLRRWLRHGDHSLARFIETEGDRLHSGALDVLCRVNVQQQLENLRTYRKVDEQVRAGKLALVGLFFDIGAARVHIVPPLRPPFSALGEERGSQAGDGRTMSA; translated from the coding sequence ATGATCCCCGACACGAAGAGTAACTGGCTGGGCACACTCAGGCACGATGTGCCCGCCTCGCTCGTGGTTTTCCTCGTCGCGGTGCCCCTCTCGCTGGGCATCGCGATGGCCTCGGGCGCCCCGCTGGCCGCCGGGCTGATCGCCGCCGTGGTGGGCGGGATCGTGGCCGGCTCGCTGGGCGGCTCCGCCGTTCAGGTGAGCGGGCCCGCCGCCGGGTTGTCGCTGGTGGTCGTGGATCTCGTGCAGACGTACGGGTGGCGGGCCACCTGCATGATCACCCTGCTGGCGGGGATCGTGCAGTTGCTGCTCGGCGTCTTCAAGGCGGCCAGGGCGGCGCTCGCGGTGTCGCCGGCGGTCATCCACGGGATGCTGGCGGCCGTCGGCATCATCATCGCGCTCTCCCAGCTCCACGTGGTCCTCGGCGGCAGCTCGCAGCGCTCGGCCGTGGCGAACCTGATCGAGCTGCCCGGCCAGATCGCCGACCTGCACGGGCACAAGGTCGCCGTCGGAGTCCTCACGATCACCGTGCTCGCGTTGTGGACGCGGATGCCCAAGCAGGTCAGGACCGTGCCCGCGCCGCTGGTGGCGCTGCTCGTGGCGGCGCTCACGGCCTGGGCGTTCGGCTGGGATGTCACGCGCGTGGACCTGTCCGGCAGCGTCGTCTCGTGGGCGTTCCCCGTGCTGCCGCAGGGCGACTGGCACATGGTGGTGGCGTCGGTCCTGCTCGTGGCGCTGCTGGCCGGGTGCGAGTCGCTGCTGTGCTGTGTGGCGGTCGAGGGACAGCACGCGGGCCGCCGCGCCGACCTCGACCAGGAGCTGACCGGCCAGGGCGTCGCGAACATGGTCAGCGGCGCGCTCGGCGGCCTGCCGGTGGCGGGCGTGATCGTGCGCAGCACCACGAACGTGCAGGCGGGCGCGCGTACCCGCTGGTCGGCGATCCTGCACGGGGTGTGGGTGCTGGTGTTCGCGATCGGGTTCGGCTGGACGATCAAGCTGATCCCGCTGGAGGCCCTGGCGGCGTTGCTGGTGTTCATCGGCGTGCAGATGGTGAACCTGGGTCACATCAGGAAGGTGCACGGCCACGGCGAGGTGCCCGTCTACGTGGTGACGATGCTCGCCGTGATCCTGCTCGGACTCGCCGAAGGCGTGCTGGCGGGACTGGCGCTGGCCGCGCTGCTCGCGCTGCGCCGCCTGACCTGGGTCACGGTGGCCAAGCGGCAGGACCACGACGGCCGGGTACACGTGACGATCTCCGGCTCGCTGACGTTCCTGGGCGTGCCCAGGCTGACGCGCGAGCTGCGGACCATCGCCTCGGGCGCCGCCGTGGACCTCGACCTGAACATCGACTTCATGGACAACGCCGCCTTCGAGGCCATCCACTCCTGGCGGCTCGACCACGAGCGCATGGGCGGCACGGTCGACATCGACGAGCTGCACGACGAGTGGTACTCGCTGGCGGCCAGCGGGGCGCGCATGTTCCCGGTCAAGTCGCCGCCCAAGGCACCGGACCGCTGGTGGCTGCCGTGGGCCCATCGGCGCCGTCCCCCCGCGGCTCCGGACACGGCCGGGGCGGAGTGCCGGCTGACGGCCGGCGCGCGGGAGTTCCACCGGCGTACGGCGCCGCTGGTCCGGCCCATCTTCACCGAGCTGGCCCGCAAGCAGCAGCCGTCGCACCTGTTCATCACGTGCGCCGACTCCCGGATCGTGCCCAGCCTGATCACCGCGAGCGGCCCCGGCGACCTGTTCACCGTGCGCAACATCGGCAATCTGGTGCCGCGCAGGGGCTCCGAGCCGCACGACGACTCGGTGGTGGCGGCGATCGAGTACGCCACGCAGGTCCTCGGCGTGCACACGATCACGGTCTGCGGCCATTCCGGGTGCGGCGCGATGGCCGGGGTGCTCAGCGCGGGCGTGCAGGCAGGCAGCCTGCCGGGGCTGAGACGGTGGCTGCGGCACGGAGACCACAGCCTGGCCAGGTTCATCGAGACCGAGGGCGACCGGCTCCACAGCGGCGCTCTGGACGTGCTGTGCCGCGTCAACGTGCAGCAGCAGCTGGAGAACCTGCGCACCTACCGCAAGGTCGACGAACAGGTCCGCGCCGGGAAACTGGCGCTGGTGGGGCTCTTCTTCGACATCGGCGCGGCGAGGGTGCACATCGTGCCGCCGCTGCGCCCCCCGTTCTCCGCTCTGGGTGAAGAACGCGGCTCGCAGGCCGGCGATGGGCGAACAATGAGTGCATGA
- a CDS encoding DUF4132 domain-containing protein, producing MGWIGIGTGHELTVEGTRRPVLACRTAAGHVPAKVPANVRKDPTAVRLAALCDRLGERARAVHDRVESWMVRSLPVPAAVFAAVWDDPVWRETLTDLVIAPIVDGEPDLGRCALLREGAWAGADAFAIPHPLLLGDELPIWRGRNLTQVVEQVRREVWTRPASMDRTFGVVDTFGYMDARYESGAAFERRVHELGGRIKGDRARFTVHAPEPLGIEIDLHWSGPMSPAYLAGLSFTAGGREIGDIAWSEGVRILMALYADRTVDETEPVVEAAEAYSCYCDAHQGEPGTVLPSGISGPTRDVLLRAGAVLPGTPAGPDEDACVAVRYEHSVLDEPVVELVRRAAVDGDKAEKSLYDLDPVAETGVGTVHAGPLGFLASALHRYPAHRARILAAHTDLRAVHGLAARKPGLARTALTRSGDDLETHAPELLPPFYEECARILAAAGSARFAAAFFEKARAAEDAHALPVDEAALVAAHLAAGPDAAGTATLKKHGKRLAARHPAPGAYRWHRSLLTEWCEQGSDGADGALALADGWAALAKAAGHTLGGSEDERAVRALLESGCMESAPQALWTFVLPLLGPMARADAGIGRALLGILPLPAKDTPRAKSAAVSLLLGNLAGAGLTAPFTTSPGLAGAAAKDWLGRFLKRYAGLALPVAGLGDLLHDAGTRLRAEGLTCDDHEAVLGADEDEVNRWEETAADLPLLDLLLDRGVPLARPRLLHTFKLYDRLASGAGTDLAAVAADPDWAPLLRDAIVGNVTNQLNVTEPAVPKQTAPETVRALTATPGTAQIVAAILAEHAERVPDQGLPDAHAALCDADRFTIAGIPGPLLDSVRTIATGTDPARALAATLSGGVLDELELPAFVPGHVNTITDYLEESGADLLLIESGRLWEHQFRASVVTPDGVGPSHGFGTYEPISSRSHERTEARDLYDRCLIAANGRVTVLDHGGPHCPHGSAHPAARHVVPADGERVAFPGGAEATVWRGQGRIIELRDPAGRTIGRYVRGWSRVPEHDGAENIGTVKRHRYASGTRLVAPPGWWSAMRPRDPEGSRALRAVDDKKAQALIDVADAALAADLMRVLDPGSGYREKDAARYELAGRLRPLLPEITDESLWTGVTFLVWTAVECRERAFALLERLALTPPPHLRPAPASAAPAVRSEKSPEPDDPGPESAYERIIHFARAAVDVPYEKEIAIFDASAVKGVENTLGRLGAAVLEAAWGGGGRARLLELAAVPELLRTDGTWHVARLRPEYDLGQIRSGRGPIMAAAVADYEQVGHGYVVTALLHTPDGPDPLLFTRNRVVELRTCRGWGDQDRLRRALDLIAENGPPPVDREATVRAFAEATGLSPAQCLILLSTSARTLSWPDGWARGRVAAFGKGDAARARELDLTEIELRIAALSLEALTTTDEAVEVVELLMPDDPADLWRTGPDLDRAVAYWTERHPRLTPLTTGQWVTLVSGAEDALEALIALLGTRPSVPPLGHVARAVRLLADRLPKDYPARTTAAARLRDLHEYVTGPDTTLPIAAGLTSVTALERAAGASAAHLPESRLAIGEALTLEPAGDGYRVHLRPSRWSDLDALTTALRRGGATDVALAIEDLRFLRSSEPLEAAALTPWSEGWK from the coding sequence ATGGGATGGATCGGGATCGGGACGGGCCACGAGCTCACCGTCGAGGGGACGCGGCGGCCGGTGCTCGCCTGCCGGACGGCCGCGGGCCACGTGCCGGCCAAGGTGCCCGCCAACGTCAGGAAGGATCCGACCGCGGTACGGCTCGCCGCCCTCTGCGACCGGCTCGGCGAGCGCGCGCGGGCGGTACACGACCGGGTCGAGTCCTGGATGGTGCGGTCACTGCCCGTCCCGGCCGCGGTGTTCGCGGCCGTGTGGGACGACCCGGTGTGGCGTGAGACGCTCACCGACCTGGTCATCGCCCCGATCGTCGACGGCGAGCCCGATCTCGGCCGCTGCGCGCTCCTGCGCGAGGGCGCGTGGGCGGGCGCGGACGCCTTCGCGATCCCGCACCCGCTGCTGCTCGGCGACGAGCTGCCCATCTGGCGGGGACGGAACCTCACGCAGGTTGTCGAGCAGGTACGCCGCGAGGTGTGGACGCGTCCCGCGAGCATGGACCGTACGTTCGGCGTGGTCGACACCTTCGGATACATGGACGCCCGGTACGAGAGCGGCGCCGCGTTCGAGCGCCGCGTGCACGAGCTGGGCGGGCGCATCAAGGGGGACAGGGCGCGGTTCACCGTGCACGCGCCCGAGCCGCTCGGCATCGAGATCGACCTGCACTGGAGCGGGCCGATGAGCCCGGCCTACCTGGCGGGGCTGAGCTTCACCGCGGGCGGCCGGGAGATCGGCGACATCGCCTGGTCCGAGGGCGTCCGCATTCTCATGGCTCTGTACGCGGACCGCACCGTGGACGAGACGGAGCCGGTGGTGGAGGCAGCCGAGGCGTACTCCTGCTACTGCGACGCCCACCAGGGCGAGCCCGGCACAGTGCTGCCCTCCGGCATCTCCGGACCAACCCGCGACGTGCTGCTGCGCGCAGGGGCGGTGCTGCCGGGCACGCCCGCCGGCCCCGACGAGGACGCCTGCGTCGCCGTCCGCTACGAGCACTCCGTCCTGGACGAGCCGGTCGTCGAACTCGTCCGGCGCGCGGCCGTCGACGGCGACAAGGCCGAGAAGTCGCTGTACGACCTGGACCCGGTGGCGGAGACCGGCGTCGGCACCGTGCACGCGGGCCCACTCGGCTTCCTCGCCTCCGCCCTGCACCGGTACCCGGCGCACCGCGCCCGCATCCTGGCCGCGCACACCGACCTGCGGGCCGTCCACGGCCTGGCCGCCCGCAAGCCCGGCCTCGCGCGCACCGCGCTCACCCGTTCCGGCGACGACCTGGAGACGCACGCGCCCGAGCTGCTGCCGCCGTTCTACGAGGAGTGCGCGCGGATCCTGGCCGCCGCGGGCAGCGCCCGCTTCGCCGCCGCCTTCTTCGAGAAGGCCCGCGCCGCCGAGGACGCGCACGCGCTGCCGGTCGACGAGGCCGCGCTCGTCGCGGCGCACCTCGCCGCAGGACCGGACGCCGCCGGAACGGCCACGCTCAAGAAGCACGGCAAGCGGCTCGCCGCCCGCCATCCCGCCCCCGGCGCGTACCGCTGGCACCGCAGCCTGCTCACCGAGTGGTGCGAGCAAGGCTCGGACGGCGCGGACGGCGCGCTGGCCCTGGCCGACGGCTGGGCCGCGCTGGCGAAGGCCGCCGGGCACACGCTCGGCGGGTCCGAGGACGAACGCGCCGTACGTGCCTTGCTGGAGAGCGGCTGCATGGAGTCGGCACCGCAGGCCCTCTGGACGTTCGTCCTTCCGCTGCTCGGCCCGATGGCACGGGCGGACGCGGGCATCGGCCGCGCGCTCCTCGGCATCCTGCCGCTGCCCGCCAAGGACACCCCCAGGGCGAAGAGCGCGGCAGTGTCGCTCCTCCTTGGCAACCTCGCGGGCGCGGGTCTGACCGCCCCGTTCACCACATCCCCCGGACTGGCGGGGGCGGCGGCGAAGGACTGGCTCGGCCGCTTCCTGAAGCGGTACGCGGGGCTCGCACTCCCCGTCGCCGGTCTCGGCGACCTCCTGCACGACGCCGGTACGCGGCTGCGCGCGGAGGGTCTCACCTGCGACGACCATGAGGCGGTGCTGGGAGCGGACGAGGACGAGGTCAACCGCTGGGAGGAGACCGCCGCCGACCTCCCGCTCCTCGACCTCCTCCTGGACCGCGGCGTCCCGCTCGCGCGGCCCCGGCTGCTGCACACGTTCAAGCTGTACGACCGGCTCGCCTCCGGAGCGGGCACCGACCTGGCCGCCGTCGCCGCCGACCCGGACTGGGCTCCGCTGCTGCGCGACGCGATCGTGGGCAACGTGACCAACCAGCTCAACGTCACCGAGCCCGCCGTCCCGAAGCAGACCGCCCCCGAGACCGTACGGGCTCTGACCGCGACACCGGGAACGGCGCAGATTGTCGCCGCCATCCTGGCCGAGCATGCCGAGCGGGTCCCCGATCAAGGGCTTCCGGACGCGCACGCCGCCCTGTGCGACGCCGACCGGTTCACCATCGCCGGAATCCCCGGCCCTCTCCTGGACAGCGTCCGGACGATCGCGACCGGGACGGACCCGGCCCGCGCCCTCGCCGCCACGCTGAGCGGCGGCGTCCTCGACGAACTGGAGTTGCCCGCCTTCGTCCCCGGCCACGTCAACACCATCACCGACTACCTGGAAGAGAGCGGCGCCGACCTGCTCCTGATCGAGTCCGGCCGGCTCTGGGAGCACCAGTTCCGCGCCTCCGTCGTCACCCCGGACGGAGTCGGCCCGTCCCACGGCTTCGGCACGTACGAGCCCATCTCCAGCCGGTCCCACGAACGGACTGAGGCACGCGACCTCTACGACCGCTGCCTGATCGCCGCGAACGGCCGGGTGACCGTACTGGACCACGGTGGCCCGCACTGCCCGCACGGCAGCGCGCACCCCGCCGCCCGCCACGTCGTACCGGCCGACGGCGAACGGGTCGCCTTCCCCGGTGGCGCGGAGGCCACCGTGTGGCGCGGCCAGGGCCGGATCATCGAGCTGCGGGACCCGGCCGGGCGGACCATCGGCCGCTACGTCCGCGGCTGGAGCAGGGTGCCCGAGCACGACGGTGCCGAGAACATCGGCACCGTCAAGCGCCACCGCTACGCCTCCGGGACCCGTCTGGTCGCGCCTCCCGGATGGTGGTCGGCGATGCGGCCGCGCGACCCCGAAGGATCCAGGGCGCTGCGCGCCGTCGACGACAAGAAGGCGCAGGCCCTGATCGACGTCGCGGACGCCGCGCTCGCCGCCGACCTCATGCGGGTGCTGGACCCCGGCAGCGGGTACAGGGAGAAGGACGCCGCCCGCTACGAGCTGGCGGGACGGCTCCGCCCGCTCCTGCCGGAGATCACCGACGAGTCGCTCTGGACGGGCGTCACCTTCCTGGTGTGGACAGCCGTCGAATGCCGCGAGCGCGCGTTCGCCCTGCTGGAACGCCTGGCGCTGACCCCGCCGCCCCACCTGCGCCCGGCGCCCGCCTCCGCGGCGCCCGCCGTCCGGTCCGAGAAGTCCCCCGAGCCGGACGATCCGGGGCCCGAGTCCGCGTACGAGAGGATCATCCACTTCGCCCGTGCCGCCGTCGATGTGCCGTACGAGAAGGAGATTGCGATATTCGACGCCTCTGCCGTCAAGGGGGTCGAGAACACGCTGGGCCGCCTCGGCGCCGCCGTCCTGGAGGCCGCGTGGGGCGGCGGCGGGCGCGCGCGACTTCTGGAACTGGCCGCCGTCCCCGAACTCCTCCGTACCGACGGAACGTGGCACGTCGCCCGGCTGCGCCCGGAGTACGACCTCGGGCAGATCCGCTCGGGCCGCGGCCCCATCATGGCCGCCGCCGTCGCCGACTACGAGCAGGTGGGGCACGGGTACGTGGTCACGGCGCTCCTCCACACCCCGGACGGCCCCGACCCGCTCCTGTTCACCCGCAACCGCGTCGTCGAGCTGCGGACCTGCCGCGGCTGGGGCGACCAGGACCGGCTCCGGCGGGCGCTCGACCTGATCGCCGAGAACGGCCCGCCGCCCGTGGACCGGGAGGCGACCGTACGGGCGTTCGCGGAGGCCACCGGCCTGTCACCGGCCCAGTGCCTGATCCTGCTGTCCACCTCTGCCCGCACGCTCTCCTGGCCGGACGGCTGGGCGCGGGGCCGCGTCGCCGCCTTCGGCAAGGGCGACGCCGCCCGCGCCCGCGAACTCGACCTGACCGAGATCGAACTGCGCATCGCCGCGCTCTCCCTGGAGGCGCTCACCACCACCGACGAGGCCGTCGAAGTCGTCGAACTGCTCATGCCCGACGACCCTGCCGACCTCTGGCGTACGGGCCCCGACCTGGACCGGGCGGTCGCGTACTGGACGGAACGCCATCCCAGGCTCACCCCGCTCACCACCGGGCAGTGGGTCACCCTCGTCTCCGGGGCCGAGGACGCCCTGGAGGCGCTGATCGCCCTGCTCGGCACGCGTCCGTCCGTGCCGCCGCTGGGTCACGTCGCCCGCGCTGTGCGGCTCCTGGCCGACCGCCTGCCCAAGGACTACCCCGCCCGTACGACCGCCGCCGCCCGCCTGCGTGACTTGCACGAATACGTCACCGGCCCGGACACGACCCTGCCCATCGCCGCCGGGCTCACCTCGGTCACCGCCCTGGAACGGGCCGCCGGAGCGAGCGCGGCCCACCTCCCGGAGAGCAGGCTCGCCATCGGCGAAGCCCTCACCCTGGAGCCCGCCGGAGACGGCTACCGCGTCCACCTCCGTCCGTCCCGCTGGTCCGACCTGGACGCCCTGACCACGGCCCTCCGCCGCGGCGGCGCCACCGATGTCGCCCTGGCCATAGAGGACCTGCGCTTCCTCCGTTCCTCCGAGCCGCTGGAGGCCGCGGCCCTCACCCCCTGGTCAGAGGGGTGGAAGTGA